The region CCCATTTGGCAGGATAACCCGTACATACGGCGGGTTATCCACCTCAATCACGTTGGAACAAGTCGTCGGCCACTATCTAAACTACAGAAGTGGCGGGACTTCTGGCAGACGACGAAAGCAGCCGTAAAAACGCTCAGCGACACGGTCTACGATTATTCCGTTGATATTCGCTTCTCGGATTCTCCCATGCATTTTGTCCTGCCTTATCTGAAGGTCGGGCGAAAAATTGGTTATGGCACAAGGGGATTCGGTGGTTTGCTCGATGATGAGTTTTTCATGCCGGATGGAGAAGTGCATAACTTTGACCTGATTCTCCGACTTCTGAAGCCGATGGGAATTGAGGCCAGCCTGAAAACTGTTGAACCGTACTTCGTTCATCCTCCTCAATCGCCGGAGCAGTTGTGGGCCAAACTGAATAGCCCGGTACCAGCGAATAAACCCATCCTGATTTGCCCTGAGTCGGGAGACCCCGTTCGGATGTTGTCGGTCGACTACTGGTGCCGGTTCGCAACCCAATTGTTACAGGAAAGCCCAAATCCAATGGTGTTCAGCGGGCAGAAAGCCTTCACGGTGGAGGTATACGAACGTGTTCGTGACGCAAATCCAGCGGCTGCTGACCGGTTGATCCCCGCCGTCAATAAACTAACCCTTCAGGATATGGCCAGCCTGAGCGAACAGGCGTATGCTGCCTTTACGCTCGACTCGTTGCCCATGCATTTGTGCTGTCTGGGTTGCCCAACATTGTCGTTCCAGAAAAGTGGGGTAGGCATTCAGTTTTTTCCCATTGCCAGCAAGCCAACTCTGGTGATACACAATCATGAATTAAGTCGCTCATTAACGCTCGACCGGCCGGGATTTGAAAGCGAGTACGTGCCGGTCTTCGATGAAAGCGTATTGAACCGGGCACTGGTCTGGTTTCGGGCCATTGGCGAGCAGAGCCGGGCGTCGATCAGGTAAAATACGGTCTACATAACTGGTGTCAGGAGCGTATGCTGACATAACATTGAATCAATAAAAGAACGTGGTCGTTCAGAAAATATGGAAAAAATTAACGTTGGCATTATTGGCGGAGCCGGGTATACAGGTGGCGAGTTACTGCGTATCCTAATCAATCACCCGTTTGTGAATGTGGCTTTTACACATAGTAAAAGTCAGGCGGGTAAACCCGTTTGGGCCACGCATACCGATCTGCTGGGTGAT is a window of Spirosoma linguale DSM 74 DNA encoding:
- a CDS encoding ADP-heptose:LPS heptosyltransferase-like protein (KEGG: gur:Gura_3777 ADP-heptose:LPS heptosyltransferase-like protein), coding for MIGKARKYCAPRSIAYPLQLLDIVVDAYAGKSARRHDSLPVTDEPAILLMTSGHLGDALILSYTFPLIRQQYPNARIDILAGSWCDPIWQDNPYIRRVIHLNHVGTSRRPLSKLQKWRDFWQTTKAAVKTLSDTVYDYSVDIRFSDSPMHFVLPYLKVGRKIGYGTRGFGGLLDDEFFMPDGEVHNFDLILRLLKPMGIEASLKTVEPYFVHPPQSPEQLWAKLNSPVPANKPILICPESGDPVRMLSVDYWCRFATQLLQESPNPMVFSGQKAFTVEVYERVRDANPAAADRLIPAVNKLTLQDMASLSEQAYAAFTLDSLPMHLCCLGCPTLSFQKSGVGIQFFPIASKPTLVIHNHELSRSLTLDRPGFESEYVPVFDESVLNRALVWFRAIGEQSRASIR